In the genome of Vicia villosa cultivar HV-30 ecotype Madison, WI linkage group LG7, Vvil1.0, whole genome shotgun sequence, one region contains:
- the LOC131619081 gene encoding phosphoenolpyruvate carboxykinase (ATP) 1-like, translated as MSPTKDKARMENNDDEGSVQTVKANTIDELHSLQRKRNVTPRAGSQVDLNTYSREERHKQQLESISASLASLTRETGPKVVKGDPALRSEKQRVAHVPHQRITPTIAVSDSALKFTHVLYNLSPAELYEQAIKYEKGSFITSTGALATLSGAKTGRCPKDKRVVKDDLTGNDLWWGKGSPNIAMDEHSFMVNRERAVDYLNSLDKVFVNDQFLNWDLENRIKVRIVSARAYHSLFMHNMCIRPTPTELEEFGTPDFTIYNAGQFPCNRYTHYMTSSTSVDINLARKEMVILGTQYAGEMKKGLFSLMHYLMPKRKILSLHSGCNMGKDGDVALFFGLSGTGKTTLSTDHNRYLIGDDEHCWSEDGVSNIEGGCYAKCIDLSREKEPDIWNAIKFGTVVENVVFDDHFREVDYEDKSVTENTRAAYPIEYIPNVKLPCVGPHPKNVILLACDAFGVLPPVSKLSLSQTMYHFISGYTALVAGTEEGIKEPQATFSACFGAAFIMLHPTKYAAMLAEKMQNHGAIGWLVNTGWSGGSYGFGNRIKLSYTRKIIDAIHSGSLLKVEYKKTEIFGLEIPTELEGVPSEILDPENTWSDKAAYKDTLLKLAGLFKKNFETFTDYKIGEDNKLTEDILAAGPIF; from the exons ATGTCGCCAACCAAAGACAAAGCTAGAATGGAAAATAACGACGACGAGGGAAGTGTTCAAACAGTTAAGGCTAACACCATTGATGAGCTTCATTCACTACAAAGGAAGAGAAATGTTACTCCCAGGGCCGGATCTCAGGTTGATTTAAATACTTATTCAAGAGAAGAGCGTCACAAACAACAACTTGAATCCATCAG TGCATCTCTAGCTTCATTAACAAGAGAAACTGGACCCAAAGTAGTGAAGGGAGATCCAGCTTTGAGATCAGAAAAACAAAGAGTTGCTCATGTGCCTCACCAACGTATCACACCAACCATTGCTGTCAGTGACAGTGCCCTCAAGTTCACTCATGTTCTCTATAATCTCTCCCCAGCAg AACTTTATGAGCAAGCCATAAAGTACGAGAAAGGCTCGTTCATAACTTCAACCGGAGCCTTGGCCACGCTTTCAGGGGCCAAGACTGGACGGTGTCCAAAAGATAAGCGTGTGGTGAAGGATGACCTCACTGGGAATGACCTTTGGTGGGGAAA GGGTTCTCCGAATATTGCGATGGATGAGCACAGTTTTATGGTGAATCGAGAAAGAGCTGTTGATTACTTGAACTCTTTGGATAAG GTTTTTGTGAATGATCAATTCTTGAACTGGGATCTAGAGAACAGAATCAAAGTCAGGATTGTTTCTGCTAGAGCTTATCattcactttttatgcacaacAT GTGCATTCGACCGACTCCTACAGAGCTTGAGGAATTTGGAACACCAGATTTTACTATTTATAATGCAGGACAGTTTCCTTGTAATCGTTATACACATTACATGACATCTTCAACGAGCGTTGATATTAATCTTGCAAGGAAAGAAATGGTGATTCTTGGAACACAGTATGCTGGTGAAATGAAAAAAGGTCTTTTTAGTCTCATGCATTATCTCATGCCGAAGCGCAAAATCCTTTCGCTTCACTCTGGTTGCAATATGGGAAAAGATGGCGATGTTGCTCTCTTCTTCGGACTCTCag GTACTGGAAAAACCACTCTTTCAACAGATCACAATCGGTATTTAATTGGAGATGATGAACATTGTTGGAGTGAGGACGGTGTCTCAAACATTGAAGGCGGTTGCTATGCAAAGTGCATTGATCTATCTAGGGAAAAAGAACCTGATATCTGGAATGCTATCAAGTTTGGTACAG TCGTGGAAAATGTTGTTTTTGACGATCATTTTCGAGAAGTTGATTATGAAGACAAATCAGTTACAG AAAATACTCGTGCGGCTTATCCAATTGAGTACATTCCAAATGTGAAGTTACCTTGTGTTGGTCCTCACCCGAAGAATGTGATACTATTGGCTTGTGATGCATTTGGTGTGCTTCCACCAGTTAGTAAACTAAGCCTGTCACAGACAATGTATCATTTCATAAGTGGATATACAGCTCTG GTGGCAGGCACAGAAGAGGGTATAAAAGAGCCACAGGCAACGTTCTCGGCTTGTTTTGGTGCAGCGTTTATAATGCTACATCCTACAAAATATGCCGCAATGCTTGCTGAAAAAATGCAAAACCATGGTGCTATTGGATGGCTTGTTAATACTGGTTGGTCTGGTGGAAG CTATGGTTTTGGAAATCGCATTAAACTATCCTATACAAGAAAAATTATTGATGCTATTCACTCTGGAAGCCTCTTGAAAGTTGAGTACAAGAAGACTGAGATTTTTGGACTTGAGATCCCTACTGAATTGGAGGGAGTCCCCTCAGAAATTCTCGACCCTGAGAACACG TGGTCGGACAAAGCAGCATACAAAGACACATTGTTGAAGCTGGCTGGATTGTTCAAGAAGAATTTTGAAACCTTCACTGACTATAAGATTGGTGAAGACAACAAATTGACAGAGGATATTCTTGCAGCTGGTCCAATCTTTTGA
- the LOC131619080 gene encoding uncharacterized protein LOC131619080 encodes MSSSQFSLGRQVLDICGLMDLGYQGHPFTRTNGRKGNNNIQCRLDRALASQNFLNRFSPTKVLHLPRFGLDRAVLRIGLEADLGSNDKRRKHLFRFEEAWSRDKKCESTVREV; translated from the coding sequence ATGTCGTCTTCTCAGTTTTCTTTGGGAAGACAAGTCCTAGACATATGTGGTTTGATGGATTTAGGATACCAAGGCCATCCTTTTACACGGACTAACGGCAGAAAGGGGAACAACAACATCCAATGTCGTCTAGATAGGGCTCTAGCATCCCAAAATTTCCTCAACAGATTCTCACCAACAAAAGTCCTTCACTTGCCAAGGTTTGGGTTGGATCGCGCGGTTTTAAGGATTGGCTTGGAGGCAGATTTGGGTAGCAATGACAAAAGAAGGAAACATTTGTTCAGATTTGAGGAGGCTTGGAGCAGAGATAAAAAATGTGAGTCAACGGTGCGTGAAGTTTAG